One sulfur-oxidizing endosymbiont of Gigantopelta aegis genomic region harbors:
- a CDS encoding efflux RND transporter periplasmic adaptor subunit: MTACDGLDNTSDSASKKRIARPLPAVEVAEVMNESMNHKMTVTGTLDPFRTVRFFNQAQGILESLPFYEGDKVNKGDLLARMDDTIFRAQYNKADATLKQSIIDYGRLEKLSKSNLTSKELLIRAKTKVALDKAEYNLQKKRLSYTQIKAPWAGIVSERLAEPGDVLPLHTQFMSLIDTSSLIVKVPLSELHLNQIKLHDAISYQVDALGKKIWQGNIYRIYPNINAKTRKGLVEVKLSPVPKGARPGQLARISLVTANKTVLVVPLSAIRYDQLGAYVFSIDAENKIARKNIITGRKYPQKMEILSGLNVGDKVVSKGLFGLRDGKKVNIINSPMQE; this comes from the coding sequence TTGACCGCTTGTGATGGCTTGGATAATACCTCTGATTCGGCATCAAAAAAACGCATTGCCCGCCCCTTGCCTGCGGTGGAAGTCGCTGAAGTCATGAATGAATCTATGAACCATAAAATGACCGTCACGGGGACTTTAGACCCCTTCCGCACGGTACGCTTTTTTAATCAGGCGCAAGGCATATTGGAAAGCTTGCCTTTTTATGAGGGTGATAAGGTCAACAAAGGCGATTTATTAGCGCGTATGGACGACACTATTTTTCGTGCCCAATACAATAAGGCTGATGCCACCCTCAAGCAGTCAATTATTGACTATGGACGCTTAGAAAAACTCTCTAAATCCAATCTCACCTCAAAAGAACTGTTGATTCGAGCCAAAACAAAGGTTGCCTTGGATAAAGCTGAATACAATTTGCAGAAAAAGCGTTTAAGCTATACACAGATTAAAGCCCCGTGGGCAGGCATTGTCAGCGAACGTCTGGCTGAACCAGGTGATGTATTACCCTTGCACACCCAGTTTATGAGTCTCATTGATACCTCCAGTCTTATCGTCAAAGTGCCTTTGTCTGAATTACATTTGAACCAGATAAAACTGCATGATGCGATTAGCTATCAGGTCGATGCTTTAGGGAAAAAAATCTGGCAGGGTAATATTTATCGAATTTATCCCAACATTAATGCCAAAACCCGCAAAGGCTTAGTCGAAGTAAAACTATCCCCCGTGCCCAAGGGAGCACGCCCCGGACAACTGGCGCGTATTTCACTGGTCACTGCCAATAAAACAGTGCTGGTAGTCCCCCTATCGGCCATCCGTTATGACCAATTAGGGGCTTATGTCTTTAGCATTGATGCTGAGAATAAAATTGCCCGCAAAAACATTATCACTGGGCGTAAATACCCACAAAAAATGGAGATATTATCAGGACTGAATGTTGGTGATAAAGTGGTCAGCAAAGGCTTATTCGGATTGCGTGACGGCAAAAAAGTTAATATCATCAATTCCCCTATGCAAGAATAA
- a CDS encoding ABCB family ABC transporter ATP-binding protein/permease: MTIRTHYTAAPHKDRHDFSNLRRIVPFLWEYKGRVLAALLLLIAAKVATVGVPFILKEIVDNLSKTDVVLVLPVVLLLGYGALRLLNVLFSELRDTVFARVRYRAMRNLSREVLSHLYSLSLQFHLERRTGGISRDLERGTRAVSSIMNYLVFNIIPTVAEFALVAVLLLGDYAVEFSIVTFSTVFIYITFTLLLTNWRMHIRHHMNRLDSSANAMAVDGLINYETVKYFNNDPYEINRYDNTLDEWEDCAVKSQASMSLLNFGQGSIIAVGVTTMMFYATQGVVDGSMTIGDLVLVNALMLQLFIPLNFLGIIYRSMMHSLADIDLMFELLDKKGDVSDAEKANELQVSQGVVKFDNVDFGYQSERQILHKVSFEIPAGKKLAVVGPSGAGKSTLSRLLFRFYDVDSGSVSIDGQSVTEVTQYSLRQAVGIVPQDTVLFNESIFHNIIYARPDATEEEVFQASRLANIHGFIAQLPEGYDTVVGERGLKLSGGEKQRVAIARVILKNPHILVFDEATSSLDSHSEQIILSSLADVAQQRTTLVIAHRLSTIADADIILVLEKGRVKEQGSHEELLALNGLYSSMWNIQLQEKQDNKK; the protein is encoded by the coding sequence ATGACTATTCGTACCCATTATACTGCCGCACCCCATAAAGATCGCCATGATTTCTCAAATCTTCGACGTATTGTACCATTTTTGTGGGAATATAAAGGCCGAGTGCTGGCCGCGTTACTGCTCTTGATTGCCGCCAAGGTTGCCACCGTCGGTGTGCCATTTATCCTGAAAGAAATTGTCGATAATTTGTCTAAAACGGATGTCGTTCTGGTTTTACCTGTGGTGCTCTTGTTAGGCTATGGTGCGCTACGCCTTCTCAATGTATTATTCAGTGAATTACGTGATACTGTCTTTGCCCGAGTTCGCTATCGTGCCATGCGAAATCTTTCCCGTGAAGTCTTATCCCACCTTTATTCCTTATCGCTACAATTTCATTTAGAACGTCGTACGGGGGGCATTTCCCGTGATTTAGAGCGGGGTACTCGAGCCGTCTCATCGATTATGAATTATCTGGTGTTTAATATCATTCCAACCGTGGCTGAATTTGCGCTGGTGGCGGTGCTTCTCTTGGGTGATTATGCGGTTGAGTTTTCCATTGTCACCTTTAGTACGGTTTTTATTTATATTACCTTTACACTCTTGCTCACCAATTGGCGTATGCATATTCGCCACCACATGAACCGCTTGGACTCCAGTGCCAATGCCATGGCGGTGGATGGTTTAATTAATTATGAAACGGTGAAATATTTTAATAATGATCCTTATGAGATCAATCGTTATGATAATACTCTGGACGAATGGGAAGACTGTGCGGTAAAAAGTCAGGCATCCATGTCGCTACTGAATTTTGGTCAGGGCAGTATTATTGCCGTCGGTGTGACGACAATGATGTTCTATGCCACTCAGGGTGTTGTTGATGGCAGCATGACGATTGGTGACTTGGTCTTGGTTAATGCACTGATGTTGCAACTCTTTATTCCCCTGAATTTTCTGGGCATTATTTATCGCTCCATGATGCATTCACTGGCGGATATTGATCTGATGTTTGAATTGCTGGATAAAAAAGGCGATGTCAGTGATGCCGAAAAGGCCAATGAGCTACAAGTGTCACAGGGTGTGGTGAAATTTGATAATGTTGATTTTGGCTATCAATCTGAGCGGCAGATTTTGCATAAGGTCAGCTTTGAAATTCCAGCGGGTAAAAAATTAGCGGTTGTCGGCCCCTCCGGTGCGGGCAAGTCAACATTGTCGCGGCTATTGTTTCGTTTTTATGATGTTGATAGTGGCAGTGTGAGTATTGATGGGCAGTCGGTGACAGAAGTGACACAATATAGCCTGCGTCAGGCAGTGGGTATTGTGCCGCAGGATACGGTGCTATTCAATGAAAGTATTTTCCACAATATTATTTATGCCCGTCCGGATGCAACAGAGGAAGAAGTGTTTCAAGCCAGTCGTTTAGCCAATATTCATGGTTTTATTGCTCAATTGCCTGAAGGCTATGATACCGTGGTAGGCGAACGCGGACTCAAACTCTCTGGCGGAGAAAAACAACGGGTGGCCATTGCCCGGGTGATTTTAAAAAATCCGCATATACTGGTTTTTGATGAAGCGACCTCATCACTGGACTCACATTCTGAGCAGATTATTTTAAGTTCTCTGGCAGATGTGGCACAGCAACGCACCACCCTAGTCATTGCCCATCGACTATCCACTATTGCCGATGCGGATATTATTCTGGTACTGGAAAAAGGCCGGGTTAAAGAGCAGGGGAGTCATGAAGAATTGCTGGCTTTGAATGGTCTTTATAGCAGCATGTGGAATATACAATTGCAAGAAAAGCAGGATAATAAAAAGTAA